In Euwallacea similis isolate ESF13 chromosome 5, ESF131.1, whole genome shotgun sequence, a single window of DNA contains:
- the LOC136409127 gene encoding trypsin-1-like, producing the protein MCSIHTSHSVVLVVGALLWEYTQGVPVNEHIRKPRSARSYCNCECGVVNRRSKVVGGNITKSHEFPWIAGLSHGGEFHCGAALVSKRHVITAAHCVNGFEKKDLSIILGDHDRNSPNRFNNIEVRRIRSLRKHEHFDMSTYNNDIAILELDIPVDFNEKMSPVCLPSSGSADYTGRVGIVAGWGRIEERGDTSQILRKIAVPVWSTEQCHNSGYGEQKISGNMFCAGYEEGLIDSCQGDSGGPLQMSNSIGDMELIGVVSWGRGCARPNLPGIYTKVANYLHWIEEHMEGECICQKPTTKFF; encoded by the exons ATGTGTAGTATACACACATCACACAG TGTCGTGTTAGTGGTTGGTGCACTTCTTTGGGAATATACGCAAGGAGTACCTGTAAAC gaacaTATCAGGAAACCTAGATCCGCTCGTAGTTACTGCAACTGTG aatgTGGAGTCGTAAACAGAAGAAGTAAAGTTGTTGGTGGTAACATAACAAAATCACACGAATTTCCCTGGATTGCTGGCCTAAGCCATGGAGGAGAGTTTCATTGTGGAGCTGCTTTAGTATCTAAGAGACATGTTATTACAGCTGCCCACTGTGTTAATGG atttgaaaaaaaggacCTTTCCATCATCCTTGGAGACCACGACCGAAACTCCCCGAACAGATTCAATAACATTGAAGTTCGTCGCATTAGATCACTACGCAAACACGAACATTTTGATATGTCCACTTACAACAATGATATCGCTATTCTGGAATTGGACATCCCCGTCGATTTCAATGAGAAAATGAGTCCCGTTTGCTTACCTAGCAGCG GCTCTGCAGATTACACAGGGAGAGTGGGAATTGTGGCCGGTTGGGGTAGGATAGAAGAACGAGGCGATACTTCACAAATCCTTCGGAAAATCGCTGTCCCAGTCTGGAGTACTGAGCAATGCCACAACTCTGGATATGGGGAGCAAAAGATATCTGGAAATATGTTTTGTGCCGGCTATGAAGAGGGATTAATTGACTCATGCCAG GGTGACAGTGGTGGTCCTCTTCAAATGAGCAATAGCATTGGAGACATGGAGCTTATAG GGGTAGTTTCTTGGGGCCGAGGCTGCGCTCGTCCAAACCTCCCAGGAATCTATACAAAGGTGGCAAACTACCTCCATTGGATTGAGGAACACATGGAGGGGGAATGTATCTGTCAAAAACcgacaacaaaatttttctaa